In the genome of Deltaproteobacteria bacterium RBG_16_64_85, one region contains:
- a CDS encoding c-type cytochrome biogenesis protein CcsB: LQSYWLHAHVITCFVGYAAFAVSAGVAVMYLLKARQEEAKTEGGVIGLFPSTKILDDLVYKSIIWGFPFLTAGIITGAAWANYAWGTYWSWDPKETWSLIVWLVYATFLHARITRGWHGKRAAILSIVGFLATIMCYLGVNLVLSGLHSYGGS, from the coding sequence CTCCAGTCCTACTGGCTCCACGCCCACGTGATCACCTGCTTCGTCGGGTACGCGGCGTTCGCCGTATCCGCCGGTGTCGCCGTGATGTACCTCCTCAAGGCCCGTCAGGAGGAGGCGAAAACGGAAGGCGGAGTGATCGGGCTCTTTCCCTCCACCAAGATCCTCGACGACCTGGTGTACAAGTCGATCATCTGGGGATTCCCGTTCCTGACCGCAGGGATCATCACCGGGGCCGCTTGGGCGAACTACGCGTGGGGGACCTACTGGTCCTGGGATCCCAAGGAGACCTGGTCGCTGATCGTGTGGCTCGTGTACGCCACGTTCCTGCACGCCAGGATCACCAGGGGCTGGCACGGCAAGCGGGCCGCGATTCTTTCGATCGTGGGCTTCCTGGCGACCATCATGTGCTACCTGGGCGTCAACCTCGTGCTCTCCGGGCTGCATTCCTACGGCGGTTCGTAG